From the genome of Armatimonadia bacterium, one region includes:
- a CDS encoding DUF366 family protein — translation MKSHLSSQSIAYTGQELRSHWAFETFGILGDAIVSFAGPCEVALQHMVDLADVAASESIRARLMQHFLVEFFDTDLERAVLRQRLLVALAGEVLQTHFQVADLQRKGDDLFVRERKLSVSIATASAVSTLIHLGINIDPTGAPVAAIGLAELGVDPSQFAQELMAAYLAELDSARVARCKVRPVP, via the coding sequence ATGAAGTCCCACTTGTCCAGTCAGTCGATCGCCTACACCGGCCAGGAGTTGCGCTCCCACTGGGCCTTCGAGACCTTCGGGATCCTCGGCGATGCGATCGTGAGTTTCGCCGGGCCCTGTGAGGTGGCGCTGCAGCACATGGTAGACCTAGCCGACGTGGCCGCCTCCGAGTCGATCCGGGCGCGGCTGATGCAGCACTTCCTGGTCGAGTTCTTTGACACCGACCTGGAAAGGGCGGTACTGCGTCAGCGGCTTCTGGTGGCTCTGGCCGGCGAAGTTCTGCAGACTCACTTCCAGGTGGCCGACCTGCAGCGCAAGGGCGATGATCTGTTCGTCCGGGAGCGAAAGCTGTCGGTGTCCATCGCCACAGCTTCAGCCGTGTCGACACTGATCCACCTGGGCATCAACATCGACCCCACCGGCGCCCCGGTGGCGGCAATCGGTCTGGCTGAGCTGGGCGTTGACCCGTCGCAGTTCGCCCAGGAGCTGATGGCGGCCTACCTCGCGGAGCTGGACAGCGCTCGAGTCGCCCGCTGCAAGGTGAGGCCGGTACCATGA
- a CDS encoding 7-carboxy-7-deazaguanine synthase QueE, which yields MSAVAPLAEVFTSFQGEGPLVGVRQLFVRVRGCDLTCRYCDTRAARQLTGACRVEQQAASGDWLELPGSLTAEEVLSAAGLDVTAESPTRPLPLHSMALTGGEPLLYPDFALSLAQAARRLGLGAYLETAGHRPEELEAVIGAFDYVSMDFKLASTLQVPVPAERFVHSYEVAQKTQVWLKMVVTGDTCACEVAEACAALAQVSPRGPLILQPVTPLDCGLPAPNPAKLHELYEAAASFLEDVRVIPQCHRLLGIL from the coding sequence ATGAGTGCGGTCGCGCCGCTGGCCGAAGTCTTCACCTCCTTCCAGGGGGAGGGGCCACTGGTGGGAGTCAGGCAGTTGTTCGTGCGGGTACGAGGCTGCGACCTCACCTGCCGCTACTGCGACACAAGGGCCGCCAGGCAGCTTACGGGAGCCTGTCGTGTCGAGCAGCAGGCAGCCTCCGGGGACTGGCTGGAGCTACCTGGATCGTTGACGGCGGAAGAGGTGCTGTCGGCAGCAGGGCTCGACGTCACCGCGGAGTCGCCGACCCGTCCGCTTCCTCTCCACTCGATGGCGCTGACCGGTGGCGAGCCGCTCCTTTACCCTGACTTCGCCCTCTCCCTCGCCCAGGCAGCAAGGCGACTGGGACTTGGCGCCTATCTGGAGACTGCAGGCCACCGTCCCGAGGAGCTGGAGGCGGTGATCGGCGCCTTCGACTACGTTTCGATGGACTTCAAGCTGGCCTCGACCTTGCAGGTTCCCGTGCCGGCCGAGCGGTTCGTCCACAGCTACGAGGTTGCCCAGAAGACCCAGGTCTGGCTCAAGATGGTGGTGACGGGCGACACCTGCGCCTGCGAGGTCGCCGAGGCCTGTGCAGCGCTGGCCCAAGTCTCGCCACGGGGCCCGCTGATCCTGCAACCGGTGACGCCCCTGGACTGCGGTCTCCCGGCGCCGAACCCGGCGAAGCTACATGAGTTGTACGAAGCCGCCGCCTCCTTCCTGGAGGACGTACGTGTGATTCCTCAGTGTCACCGATTGCTGGGGATCCTCTAG
- a CDS encoding 2-hydroxyacyl-CoA dehydratase, whose amino-acid sequence MQDRVGLTTTVPVEVLLAAKVTPVDLNNLFISDLQRDGLVARAEMDGYPRNVCGWIKGIYATVLERGIDRVIAVTQGDCSQTHAMVETLQAAGVEVIPFAYPYDRDRELLRHQIQRLAERLGTTWEAAEQARESLVPLRRRLAELDRLTWEEELVTGAENQYYLVSASDFASDVEGFAVQVEKTIAQAQTRQPSRGRVRLGVIGVPTIISDLYPALEKLGVQVVFNEIPRQFAMLPYLGCKLLEQYARYTYPYDVFGRITDVRQEIERRRLDGVVHYVQTFCFRQIQDLLIKRELPVPVLTLEGDKPAVLDARNRLRIEAFVEMLEARRRRG is encoded by the coding sequence ATGCAAGACCGTGTCGGGCTGACGACAACTGTCCCTGTGGAGGTGCTGCTGGCGGCCAAAGTGACGCCGGTCGACCTCAACAACCTGTTCATCAGCGACCTGCAGCGCGACGGTCTGGTGGCCCGTGCCGAGATGGACGGCTATCCACGGAATGTGTGCGGGTGGATCAAGGGGATCTACGCGACGGTGCTGGAGCGCGGCATCGACCGGGTGATTGCGGTCACCCAGGGCGACTGCAGCCAGACTCACGCGATGGTTGAGACCCTTCAGGCAGCGGGCGTCGAGGTCATCCCCTTCGCCTACCCCTATGACCGCGACCGCGAGTTGCTGCGCCACCAGATCCAGCGACTGGCCGAGCGTCTCGGCACAACCTGGGAGGCTGCGGAGCAGGCACGGGAGAGTCTCGTCCCCCTTCGTCGTCGACTGGCCGAGTTGGACCGGCTGACCTGGGAGGAGGAACTCGTCACCGGGGCTGAGAATCAGTACTACCTGGTGAGTGCGAGCGACTTTGCTTCAGACGTGGAGGGCTTTGCAGTACAGGTGGAGAAGACTATTGCACAGGCGCAGACGCGGCAGCCCTCACGGGGCCGGGTTCGCCTGGGTGTGATTGGCGTCCCGACCATCATCAGCGACCTGTACCCGGCGCTCGAGAAGCTCGGCGTGCAGGTAGTATTCAATGAGATCCCGCGGCAGTTCGCGATGCTTCCGTATCTGGGCTGCAAGCTGCTGGAGCAGTATGCACGGTATACCTATCCTTATGACGTCTTTGGGCGCATCACCGATGTACGTCAGGAGATCGAGCGGCGGCGCCTGGACGGGGTTGTCCATTACGTCCAGACTTTCTGCTTCCGCCAGATTCAGGACCTGCTGATCAAGCGCGAACTGCCGGTGCCGGTGCTGACGCTGGAGGGCGACAAGCCCGCAGTTTTGGACGCGCGGAATCGGCTGCGGATCGAGGCCTTCGTGGAGATGCTGGAGGCCCGACGGCGGAGAGGTTGA
- a CDS encoding DUF6785 family protein has protein sequence MKTAASASSESSRALTGRVIVLFVVLMTVMVLWIETSTLVVDSTSFNSLQPSISAVFMLFVVVAVLNPLLRALWPSVALRGRQLVMLYTMLMVGSPIADIGLVHFLLPSISSSYYFQRPENKWEDMFGEFRPAWAAPQDAKAVREFWESGVSGVPWEVWWRPLSLWLLYSLSMFAVMVCLNLIIRKQWVDRERLTFPLVYLPLEMAKDEEGEDGRLRLINGFLRNPYTWIGVLMAAIPHTFQGLHVYNPQIPFMEIKSIPMNKYFREPPWNAMGTLTLNLYPCLIGFSYLLTTEVAFSVWFFYLFGKFERVIGRALGWTGVGQAGMSMFPFEEQQGIGAWIVLIVFGLWISRRYYADVFRAAFGGTVSWMSREDAATYRWALLGALVGMVAMLVFAAYLGMGLVVGAVFFILYFVFAMALTRIRAEAGLGCISGPSTVQEFLVTLVGTSGFGPRNLTALQHFHWQTVEFRGPATLMPCQLEGLKLAGESKISTRETVAGMGMAILYTAILATYVMMTVVYQHGGISMNNWRFMDVPVTPYKRLASWLTTPQPTNWLSLGFTLLGGAFMAFLTYMRISQVWWPFHPIGFAVTMSKRTVHWTWFPAFLAWLLKTNILRYGGYKLYRKLLPLFLGLVLGDFFIGGVFGIAGALIPRPGYCVFP, from the coding sequence ATGAAGACAGCAGCCTCCGCCTCTTCTGAGTCCTCCCGGGCCCTGACCGGCCGGGTCATCGTTCTCTTCGTCGTCCTCATGACCGTGATGGTCCTGTGGATCGAGACCTCGACCCTGGTCGTCGACAGCACCAGCTTCAACAGCCTCCAGCCCTCCATCAGCGCCGTGTTCATGCTCTTCGTGGTGGTAGCGGTTCTGAACCCGCTCCTGCGAGCGCTATGGCCCTCCGTGGCGCTGCGGGGACGGCAGTTGGTGATGCTGTACACCATGCTCATGGTGGGTTCGCCGATTGCCGACATCGGACTGGTCCACTTCCTGCTTCCCTCGATCTCCTCGTCGTACTACTTCCAGCGCCCGGAGAACAAGTGGGAGGATATGTTCGGGGAGTTCCGACCCGCGTGGGCAGCACCACAGGACGCAAAGGCCGTGCGCGAGTTCTGGGAATCAGGGGTGTCCGGGGTGCCCTGGGAGGTGTGGTGGCGTCCGCTGTCGCTGTGGCTGCTGTACAGTTTGAGCATGTTCGCGGTGATGGTGTGCCTGAACTTGATCATCCGCAAGCAGTGGGTGGACCGCGAACGCCTCACCTTTCCTCTGGTGTATCTACCACTGGAGATGGCCAAGGACGAAGAGGGTGAAGATGGGCGCTTGCGTCTCATCAACGGCTTCCTGCGCAACCCCTATACCTGGATTGGCGTGCTGATGGCAGCCATCCCCCACACCTTCCAGGGGTTGCATGTGTACAACCCGCAGATCCCCTTCATGGAGATCAAGTCCATCCCGATGAACAAGTACTTCCGGGAGCCGCCCTGGAACGCCATGGGGACTCTCACTCTCAACCTGTACCCGTGTCTGATCGGCTTCAGCTACCTGCTGACCACCGAGGTCGCCTTCTCCGTCTGGTTCTTCTACCTCTTCGGGAAGTTTGAGCGGGTGATTGGGCGAGCCCTTGGCTGGACCGGTGTCGGCCAGGCGGGGATGTCCATGTTCCCCTTCGAGGAGCAGCAGGGCATCGGCGCCTGGATCGTGCTGATCGTCTTCGGCCTGTGGATCAGTCGGCGCTACTACGCCGATGTGTTCCGAGCGGCCTTCGGCGGCACGGTCTCCTGGATGTCACGCGAGGATGCGGCTACCTATCGGTGGGCACTTCTCGGGGCCCTTGTCGGAATGGTCGCGATGCTGGTGTTCGCAGCCTACCTCGGCATGGGGCTCGTGGTGGGTGCAGTGTTCTTCATCCTCTACTTCGTCTTCGCAATGGCGCTGACCAGGATTCGCGCGGAGGCCGGTCTCGGATGTATCAGCGGCCCCTCGACGGTGCAAGAGTTCCTGGTGACGCTCGTCGGCACCAGCGGCTTCGGCCCGCGGAACCTGACTGCCCTGCAGCATTTTCACTGGCAGACGGTGGAGTTCCGAGGACCGGCAACACTCATGCCCTGCCAGCTTGAGGGGCTGAAACTTGCCGGGGAGAGCAAGATCAGCACACGTGAGACGGTGGCCGGAATGGGCATGGCCATCCTGTATACGGCGATCCTCGCAACCTACGTAATGATGACCGTGGTCTACCAGCACGGCGGCATCTCGATGAACAACTGGCGGTTCATGGATGTGCCGGTGACGCCCTACAAGCGCCTGGCTTCCTGGCTGACGACGCCCCAGCCGACCAATTGGCTGTCCCTGGGCTTCACGCTGCTCGGCGGCGCCTTCATGGCCTTCCTCACCTACATGCGCATCAGCCAGGTCTGGTGGCCCTTCCACCCCATCGGTTTTGCGGTGACCATGAGCAAGCGGACCGTCCATTGGACGTGGTTCCCGGCTTTCCTCGCCTGGCTGCTCAAGACCAACATCCTGCGCTACGGTGGCTACAAGCTCTACCGCAAGCTGCTGCCGCTGTTCCTCGGCCTCGTGCTGGGCGACTTCTTCATCGGCGGCGTCTTCGGTATCGCCGGGGCACTCATCCCACGACCCGGGTACTGCGTGTTCCCGTAG
- the mtnP gene encoding S-methyl-5'-thioadenosine phosphorylase, which yields MRIGIIGGTGVYQLGDSAVAPVAVETPYGTALLARVSLGDRELLFVPRHGSHHQIPPHRVNYRANVMALKQEGCRCVLATNAVGSIRRDLPPGHLVLPDQFLDFTRARPLTFYDGEDSGVRHVDVTEPYCPVLRDKTVQVVTGKGEPIENGAVYVCTEGPRFETPAEIRMFKQLGGDLVGMTGVPEVVLAREAGLCYATICVVTNYAAGIADQPLTGGEVGELMSRRLPFLREVLVEVARTLEEDWECSCP from the coding sequence ATGAGAATCGGAATCATCGGCGGAACGGGCGTGTACCAACTCGGGGACTCGGCGGTCGCTCCGGTCGCCGTCGAGACACCCTACGGTACAGCCCTTTTGGCACGAGTATCCCTGGGAGATCGGGAGCTTCTCTTCGTGCCGCGCCACGGTTCTCACCACCAGATTCCGCCTCATCGCGTGAACTACCGGGCTAACGTTATGGCGCTGAAGCAGGAGGGCTGCCGCTGCGTCCTTGCCACCAATGCGGTTGGCTCGATTCGCCGCGACCTCCCTCCGGGCCATCTTGTCCTTCCCGACCAGTTCCTCGATTTCACCCGGGCGCGCCCGCTCACGTTCTATGATGGTGAGGACAGCGGAGTGCGCCATGTGGATGTGACCGAGCCCTATTGCCCGGTCCTGCGCGACAAGACCGTGCAGGTCGTGACAGGCAAGGGCGAGCCCATCGAGAACGGGGCTGTCTATGTCTGCACCGAGGGGCCACGCTTCGAAACACCGGCCGAGATCCGCATGTTCAAGCAACTCGGAGGCGATCTCGTCGGGATGACCGGCGTTCCGGAGGTCGTGCTGGCTCGGGAGGCAGGCCTGTGCTACGCCACGATCTGCGTGGTCACAAACTACGCAGCGGGCATCGCAGACCAGCCGCTCACCGGCGGCGAAGTCGGCGAGTTGATGAGCCGACGTCTGCCCTTCCTGCGTGAGGTCCTCGTCGAGGTCGCACGGACGCTTGAGGAGGACTGGGAGTGCTCCTGCCCCTGA
- a CDS encoding HAD-IIA family hydrolase, producing MRTPHDYQAYLFDLDGTIYLGPELIPGAEAAVASLRAAGRKVMFLSNKPIATRRSYAAKLSALGIAASEDEVLNSSGAMAHYLAQEMPGARAYVIAEAPVIEDLTAVGIRLVNEPEEAEVVVLSWDRDFTYRKLDIALHALRKGARLLATNPDVACPMKGGDFVPDCGSIAAAVEACSGRKVELYSGKPSPVMARLALDRLGVPAAECLMVGDRLETDIAFGRNNGMGSALVLTGAGSRSNLGESALQPDFVLESVGELTLP from the coding sequence GTGAGAACACCGCACGACTACCAGGCCTACCTGTTTGACCTCGACGGCACGATCTACCTCGGACCGGAACTGATCCCCGGGGCAGAGGCGGCTGTCGCTTCCCTGCGTGCAGCCGGGCGCAAGGTCATGTTCCTGTCCAACAAGCCCATCGCCACCCGGCGCTCCTATGCGGCGAAGCTGTCTGCGCTCGGAATTGCAGCAAGCGAGGACGAGGTGCTGAACTCCTCCGGTGCGATGGCCCACTACCTGGCGCAGGAGATGCCTGGTGCACGCGCCTACGTCATTGCCGAGGCCCCGGTGATTGAGGACCTGACGGCAGTCGGAATCCGACTGGTGAACGAGCCCGAGGAGGCCGAGGTCGTCGTGCTCTCCTGGGACCGCGACTTCACCTACCGCAAGCTCGACATAGCACTCCATGCGCTACGGAAGGGTGCGCGACTGCTGGCGACGAACCCCGATGTTGCCTGCCCGATGAAGGGTGGCGACTTCGTTCCCGACTGCGGGTCGATCGCTGCAGCGGTCGAGGCCTGCAGTGGCAGGAAGGTCGAGCTGTACTCCGGCAAGCCCTCACCTGTCATGGCCCGGCTGGCTCTGGACCGACTCGGCGTCCCTGCGGCGGAATGCCTCATGGTTGGCGATCGCCTGGAGACGGACATCGCCTTCGGACGGAACAATGGCATGGGGTCGGCCCTGGTCCTGACGGGGGCAGGTAGTCGCAGCAATCTCGGTGAATCAGCCCTGCAGCCGGATTTCGTGCTCGAGAGTGTGGGCGAGCTTACGCTCCCCTGA
- a CDS encoding amidohydrolase family protein, with the protein MLIDFHVHLADTVPVGSLRRLEISVHQLIDRMNREGIDKTVLLPLESPEAISGYYLTRDALKDWATYPERLIPFVSIDPRMPNMSALVKLYESRGCVGFGELKNGLAFDDPLNKAIYRECDERGWALVFHSDPTLCWDEVGLPRLEACLKEFPNCKFVAHGPGWWAALSGDDERKGGYPKGPIAPGGAADRLLGEYPNLYADLSAGSGYNGLTRDLDFTRKFIDNHWQKLLFATDLMFCGQHLPQVHWINEEIELTPEQFDAISGSNALRVIGMEA; encoded by the coding sequence ATGCTGATCGATTTCCATGTCCATCTCGCTGATACCGTGCCAGTGGGGTCGCTGAGGCGTCTGGAGATCTCGGTACACCAACTCATCGACCGCATGAACCGCGAGGGCATCGACAAAACGGTGCTGCTGCCGCTGGAGAGCCCGGAGGCCATCTCGGGGTACTACCTCACCCGCGATGCACTCAAGGACTGGGCCACGTACCCCGAGCGGCTCATCCCCTTCGTCAGCATCGACCCGCGGATGCCGAACATGTCGGCCCTGGTGAAGCTGTACGAGTCCCGGGGCTGCGTCGGCTTCGGAGAGCTCAAGAACGGTCTGGCCTTCGATGATCCGCTGAACAAGGCCATCTACCGCGAGTGCGACGAGCGTGGTTGGGCACTGGTGTTCCACAGCGACCCAACGCTCTGCTGGGACGAGGTCGGCCTGCCCCGACTCGAGGCCTGCCTCAAGGAGTTCCCGAACTGCAAGTTCGTGGCGCACGGTCCCGGCTGGTGGGCGGCCTTGTCCGGCGACGATGAGCGCAAGGGCGGCTACCCCAAGGGACCGATCGCTCCTGGTGGCGCCGCGGACCGACTGCTGGGCGAGTACCCGAATCTCTACGCCGACCTCTCGGCGGGCTCGGGCTACAACGGTCTCACTCGCGACCTGGACTTCACCCGCAAGTTCATCGACAACCACTGGCAGAAGCTACTGTTCGCCACAGACCTCATGTTCTGCGGGCAGCACCTGCCGCAAGTGCACTGGATCAACGAAGAGATCGAGCTGACGCCCGAGCAGTTCGACGCCATCAGCGGCAGCAACGCTCTGCGGGTCATTGGTATGGAAGCCTAG
- a CDS encoding amidohydrolase family protein — MLIDFHVHLGDTVPHALSGRREMSVHQWIDRMDREGIDKAVLLPLESPEVCPGYWLTREALAAYEMYPERLIPFVNIDPRMPQMPELIRLYESRGCCGFGEMYNGLAFDDPLNRAIYAECADRGWAMVFDMGPTYLWDEVGLPRLERCLKEFPDCTFVGHGPGFWTAISGDDNRKGGYPPGPITPGGAVDRLMMQYPNMWADISAGSGYNALTRDKGYTPGFLERHWQKLLFATDFMYAGHPLPQVEWLRHDAPLEESQREAIASGNAMRLLRLESVAW, encoded by the coding sequence ATGCTGATCGACTTCCACGTTCATCTCGGCGACACGGTCCCTCACGCCCTCAGCGGACGACGTGAGATGTCGGTGCACCAGTGGATTGACCGCATGGACCGCGAGGGCATCGACAAGGCTGTCCTGCTTCCCCTGGAAAGCCCGGAGGTCTGTCCGGGTTACTGGCTCACTCGTGAGGCGCTGGCGGCCTACGAGATGTACCCCGAGCGCCTGATTCCCTTCGTGAACATCGACCCGCGGATGCCCCAGATGCCGGAGCTGATCCGCCTCTATGAGAGCCGCGGCTGCTGCGGCTTCGGCGAGATGTACAACGGGCTGGCCTTCGACGATCCGCTCAACCGGGCGATCTATGCCGAGTGTGCCGACCGCGGCTGGGCGATGGTCTTTGACATGGGGCCGACCTACCTGTGGGACGAAGTCGGTCTGCCCCGGCTGGAGAGGTGCCTGAAGGAGTTCCCCGACTGCACCTTCGTCGGCCATGGCCCGGGCTTCTGGACGGCCATCTCGGGCGATGACAACCGCAAGGGTGGCTATCCGCCCGGCCCGATCACACCAGGCGGGGCTGTCGACCGGCTCATGATGCAGTATCCCAACATGTGGGCGGATATCTCAGCGGGATCGGGGTACAATGCCCTTACGAGGGACAAGGGCTACACACCGGGGTTCCTGGAGCGGCACTGGCAGAAGCTGCTTTTCGCGACGGATTTCATGTACGCCGGCCACCCCTTGCCACAGGTCGAGTGGCTGCGTCACGATGCACCGCTGGAGGAGAGTCAACGAGAAGCCATCGCCAGTGGGAACGCGATGAGGCTGCTGCGGCTGGAGTCAGTGGCTTGGTAG
- the guaA gene encoding glutamine-hydrolyzing GMP synthase, translated as MTQRHGHRGERVLVLDFGAQYVQLIVRKVRAQKVYAEVIPFNTPTAEILAQQPKGIILSGGPASVYEAGAPTLDPKLLEAGIPVLGLCYGQQLMAHLLGGTVSPGGSRREYGRQTAQVRQEDLLLKGCGPEMQVWMSHGDKVTQTPPGFEVLASTEHSPVAAMADPKRHLYGVQFHPEVQHTPMGEKLLANFLLEVCGCTQDWQTENFIEESVAWLRETVGPDRVLCALSGGVDSSVCAALLDRAVGDHLLCMFIDHGLMRKNEPEGVREHFGKLLGDRFVGIDARERFLKRLEGVEDPEQKRKIIGETFIRTFEEESAKLGDFKYIAHGTLYPDVIESGGGATATIKTHHNVGGLPKDMKHTNLEPLRWLFKDEGREIGLRLGLPEEIVWRQPFPGPGLAVRIVGAITPERIEIVREADAVVREELKAAGLDRQIAQSFAVFTSMHTVGVMGDGRTYGHPVVVRAVETDDFMTADWARIPYEVLARISNRITNEIRGVSRVVYDITSKPPGTIEWE; from the coding sequence GTGACACAACGCCACGGGCATCGCGGCGAGCGCGTTCTCGTGCTCGACTTCGGCGCGCAGTATGTGCAATTGATCGTGCGCAAAGTTCGGGCTCAGAAGGTGTACGCCGAGGTCATCCCCTTCAACACTCCCACTGCCGAGATTCTCGCTCAGCAGCCAAAGGGCATCATTCTGTCGGGCGGCCCTGCCAGTGTCTACGAGGCAGGCGCACCGACCCTTGATCCCAAGCTGCTGGAGGCCGGTATCCCGGTGTTGGGGCTGTGCTACGGTCAGCAACTAATGGCACACCTGTTGGGGGGCACGGTCTCGCCTGGTGGCAGCCGGCGTGAATACGGCCGGCAGACGGCCCAGGTTCGGCAGGAGGACCTGCTGCTCAAAGGCTGCGGGCCCGAGATGCAGGTCTGGATGAGCCACGGCGACAAGGTCACGCAGACCCCGCCTGGGTTCGAAGTTCTTGCTTCCACGGAGCATTCGCCGGTCGCCGCGATGGCCGATCCCAAGCGCCACCTCTACGGCGTTCAGTTCCACCCCGAGGTCCAGCACACGCCCATGGGCGAGAAGCTGCTGGCCAACTTCCTGCTGGAGGTCTGCGGCTGCACGCAGGACTGGCAGACTGAGAACTTCATCGAGGAATCCGTCGCGTGGCTGCGGGAGACCGTCGGCCCGGACCGGGTTCTGTGCGCTCTCTCCGGCGGCGTCGACTCCTCGGTCTGTGCGGCTCTGCTCGACCGGGCCGTCGGCGACCACCTGCTGTGCATGTTCATCGACCACGGCCTGATGCGCAAGAACGAGCCGGAGGGCGTGCGCGAGCACTTCGGGAAGCTGCTGGGCGACCGCTTCGTTGGCATCGACGCCCGCGAACGTTTTCTGAAGCGGCTTGAGGGCGTCGAGGACCCGGAGCAGAAGCGCAAGATCATCGGCGAGACCTTCATCCGCACCTTCGAGGAGGAGAGCGCCAAGCTCGGCGACTTCAAGTACATCGCCCACGGCACGCTCTATCCTGACGTGATCGAGAGCGGCGGCGGCGCCACGGCCACCATCAAGACTCATCACAACGTCGGCGGCCTGCCCAAGGACATGAAGCACACGAATCTGGAGCCCCTCCGCTGGCTGTTCAAGGACGAGGGACGCGAGATTGGGTTGCGCCTCGGGCTCCCTGAGGAGATCGTGTGGCGTCAGCCCTTCCCCGGCCCGGGACTTGCAGTGCGGATTGTTGGCGCTATAACCCCGGAGCGGATAGAGATCGTCCGAGAGGCGGATGCGGTGGTTCGCGAGGAGCTGAAGGCAGCCGGCCTCGACCGTCAGATCGCCCAGAGCTTCGCAGTGTTCACCTCGATGCATACCGTCGGGGTCATGGGAGACGGCCGCACCTACGGCCATCCAGTTGTCGTTCGCGCGGTCGAGACCGATGACTTCATGACCGCCGACTGGGCCCGCATCCCCTACGAGGTGCTGGCCAGGATCTCCAACCGCATTACCAATGAGATCAGGGGCGTCAGCCGGGTCGTCTACGACATCACCTCCAAGCCCCCAGGCACCATCGAGTGGGAGTAG
- the hpt gene encoding hypoxanthine phosphoribosyltransferase, producing MPDDSCPWKNDIGDVLLTEGQIRQRVQELAAEVSADYAGQHLVLVVALKGAVVFAADLMRALQVPLCLDFVAASSYGSGTVSSGEVRVGYETCGDLKGRHVLVVEDIVDSGRTLSVLVASLRSRGAASVKTCCLLDKPSRRAVDFRPEYVGFEIPDHFVVGYGLDYAERYRSLPFVAVLRPEAYQ from the coding sequence ATGCCGGACGACTCATGTCCCTGGAAGAACGACATCGGCGACGTGCTGCTGACCGAGGGCCAGATTCGGCAACGGGTCCAGGAGCTGGCCGCCGAGGTTTCCGCCGACTATGCGGGGCAGCACCTTGTGCTGGTAGTTGCGCTTAAGGGTGCTGTTGTGTTCGCAGCGGACCTGATGCGAGCCTTGCAGGTGCCGCTATGCTTGGATTTCGTGGCCGCCTCCAGCTACGGCAGCGGCACCGTGTCCTCAGGTGAAGTGCGTGTGGGCTACGAGACCTGTGGTGACCTGAAGGGTCGCCACGTGCTGGTGGTGGAGGACATCGTCGACAGCGGCCGAACCCTGTCCGTCCTCGTTGCGTCCCTGAGGTCAAGAGGCGCTGCCTCGGTGAAGACGTGCTGCCTGCTCGATAAGCCCTCCCGCCGCGCTGTAGATTTCCGTCCCGAATATGTGGGCTTCGAGATACCCGACCACTTTGTGGTTGGCTACGGCCTGGACTATGCGGAGAGGTACCGCAGTCTTCCCTTCGTGGCAGTGCTCAGGCCGGAAGCGTATCAGTGA